In Cervus elaphus chromosome 5, mCerEla1.1, whole genome shotgun sequence, the following proteins share a genomic window:
- the GUCY1A1 gene encoding guanylate cyclase soluble subunit alpha-1 has product MFCAKLKDLQITGDCPFSLLAPGQVPREPLGEATGSGPAATPGQPGICPGVPDKNPPGRLPRRKTSRSRVYLHTLAESICKLIFPEFERLNLALQRTLAKHKIKENRKSLEREDFEKIIADQAIAAGVPVEILKESLGEELFKICYEEDEYILGVVGGTLKDFLNSFSTLLKQSSHCQEAEKKGRFEDASILCLDKDPNILHVYYFFPKRITSLILPGIIKAAARILYETEVEVSSTPSRLHQDCREFVDQPCELYSVHVRSARPHPPSGKPVSSLVIPASLFCKTFPFHFMLDRDMSILQLGHGIRRLMSRRDVQGKPHFDEYFEILTPKISQTFSGIMTMLNMQFLVRVRRWDNSVKKSSRVMDLKGQMIYMVESSSILFLGSPCVDRLEDFTGRGLYLSDIPIHNALRDVVLIGEQARAQDGLKKRLGKLKATLEQAHQALEEEKRKTVDLLCSIFPSEVAQQLWQGHAVQAKRFGNVTMLFSDIVGFTAICSQCSPLQVITMLNALYTRFDRQCGELDVYKVETIGDAYCVAGGLHKESDTHAVQIALMALKMMELSHEVVSPHGEPIKMRIGLHSGSVFAGVVGVKMPRYCLFGNNVTLANKFESCSVPRKINVSPTTYRLLKDCPGFVFTPRSREELPPNFPSDIPGICHFLEAYQQGTTSKPWFQKKDVEEANANFLGKASGID; this is encoded by the exons ATGTTCTGCGCGAAGCTGAAGGATCTGCAGATCACAGGGGACTGCCCCTTCTCCCTGCTGGCCCCGGGGCAGGTCCCCAGAGAGCCCTTGGGGGAAGCCACAGGGAGTGGGCCAGCAGCTACCCCAGGGCAGCCGGGCATCTGTCCAGGTGTCCCTGACAAGAACCCGCCCGGAAGGCTTCCCCGGAGGAAGACCAGCCGCAGCCGGGTCTATCTTCACACTTTGGCAGAGAGTATTTGCAAACTGATTTTCCCAGAG TTTGAGCGTCTGAACCTTGCCCTTCAGAGAACATTggcaaaacacaaaataaaggaaaacag GAAATCTTTGGAAAGAGAagactttgaaaaaataattgcagACCAAGCAATTGCAGCAG GAGTTCCAGTGGAGATCCTCAAAGAATCTCTTGGTGAggagctttttaaaatatgttatgaaGAAGATGAATACATCCTAGGTGTGGTTGGAGGAACcctgaaagattttttaaatagcttcAGCACTCTCCTGAAACAGAGCAGCCACTGTCAAGAAGCAGAAAAGAAGGGCAGGTTTGAGGACGCGTCCATCCTATGCCTGGATAAAGATCCCAATATCTTACATGTTTACTATTTCTTCCCCAAGAGGATCACTTCCCTGATTCTCCCCGGCATCATTAAGGCAGCTGCTCGCATACTGTATGAGACGGAAGTGGAGGTTTCCTCGACGCCTTCTCGCTTGCACCAGGACTGCCGTGAGTTCGTGGACCAGCCCTGCGAGCTCTACTCCGTCCACGTCAGGAGCGCCCGGCCACACCCGCCCTCTGGGAAGCCCGTGTCCTCGCTGGTCATCCCCGCCTCGCTCTTCTGCAAGACCTTCCCTTTCCATTTCATGCTGGACAGAGATATGAGCATCCTGCAGCTCGGCCACGGCATCAGGCGGCTGATGAGCAGGAGAGATGTGCAAGGGAAGCCTCATTTTGACGAGTACTTTGAGATCCTGACCCCCAAAATCAGCCAGACCTTCAGCGGCATTATGACCATGCTGAACATGCAGTTCTTGGTGCGAGTGAGGAGGTGGGACAACTCCGTAAAGAAATCTTCCAGG GTGATGGACCTCAAAGGCCAGATGATCTACATGGTGGAGTCCAGCTCCATCCTATTCCTGGGCTCGCCCTGTGTGGACAGACTGGAGGACTTCACGGGCCGAGGGCTGTACCTCTCCGACATCCCCATCCACAACGCGCTGAGGGATGTGGTGCTGATCGGGGAGCAGGCCAGGGCCCAGGACGGCCTGAAGAAGAGGCTGGGCAAGCTGAAGGCCACGCTGGAGCAGGCCCaccaggccctggaggaggagaagcgGAAGACGGTGGACCTGCTGTGTTCCATCTTCCCCAGCGAGGTGGCGCAGCAGCTGTGGCAGGGCCACGCCGTGCAGGCCAAGCGCTTCGGCAACGTCACCATGCTCTTCTCGGACATCGTGGGGTTCACGGCCATCTGTTCCCAGTGCTCCCCGCTGCAGGTCATCACCATGCTCAACGCACTCTACACCCGCTTTGACCGGCAGTGTGGAGAGCTGGATGTCTACAAG GTGGAGACAATTGGAGATGCATACTGTGTGGCCGGGGGCTTACACAAAGAGAGTGACACCCACGCTGTTCAGATCGCGCTGATGGCCCTCAAGATGATGGAGCTCTCTCATGAAGTCGTGTCTCCCCATGGAGAACCCATCAAG ATGCGCATTGGACTGCATTCTGGGTCAGTTTTTGCTGGAGTTGTTGGAGTTAAAATGCCTCGTTACTGCCTTTTTGGAAACAATGTCACCCTGGCTAACAAATTTGAATCGTGCAGTGTCCCCCGGAAAATCAACGTCAGCCCAACCACTTACAG